A window of Fodinibius salinus contains these coding sequences:
- the mprF gene encoding bifunctional lysylphosphatidylglycerol flippase/synthetase MprF — protein sequence MKKVLKKLTPFISIIFFCVALWFLDQKLQEYELAEIMAQLHQIPNLYILLSLVLCFFSYLLLTGYDALGVDYIGESLETSKIVRAGYVGYAFSHNIGLALITGGSIRYRIYSAWGFSGMQVTQIVAFSAFTLWIGFCTVAGLALLLATPDLPADVVVPFVSLRVLGGILLVMVVGYVWASAKFTKELTFRNWSFTFPDLTLALKQVAIASVDWLLMASVLFVLLPDVGINFFGFLGVFMLAQIIGLFSQVPGGLGVFESVMLLYLSNFMPGSQVLSILVVYRIIYYILPLLGALVVLAYQEYLVNRHRVQRFKDKATSWVPRVIPQVMSFSIFIGGAILLFSGAVPSEVPRIQWLQHFVPLPVIEMSHFLASLVGAAMLVLASALQRRIDGAYHITIGLLVFGIIFTLLKGADYEEASILAVMLVGLIPCRDEFHRKASIVDQKFSARWLTLILMVLVAAVWLGVFSYRNVEYQQELWWKFSLMGDAPRYLRATVAAMGFAVLMGLAKLLKPSPKQKPKPDEEQLQIASDIAQKSHSSLSQLVLLGDKELFINGSNDAFIMYKSEGQCRITLGDPVGPEEKDEDMIWAFYDTCIQKGWHPVFYLTDDRLLDYYIDLGLTLFKLGEQAQIPLHTFDYQNDTADTVVRNYSDFKDSGFEYQILSGASLREKMSELKMISDACLDAQNREDVGFSVGRFDEQFLQHFPIATVQKDGEILAFSNLIGSADRHELATDLFRYDPNIGHGIVDYLLVNIMQWGKAEGYQHFNLGMAPLSGMEMHDFSPGWSNLASLVYRYGENFYGFKKVRAYKNQFNPNWQSKYLVCPGGLALPRIISNLTNVVSGGFSKLVINSDERKF from the coding sequence ATGAAGAAGGTACTTAAAAAGCTAACTCCTTTTATTAGCATCATCTTTTTTTGTGTAGCTCTCTGGTTCTTAGACCAAAAGCTACAGGAATATGAGCTTGCCGAAATTATGGCGCAGCTCCACCAAATTCCCAATCTGTATATATTACTTTCATTAGTACTTTGTTTTTTTAGTTATTTGTTGCTTACGGGATATGATGCGCTTGGTGTTGATTATATTGGTGAATCACTGGAGACCAGTAAGATCGTGCGGGCCGGTTATGTTGGCTATGCCTTTAGCCATAATATTGGACTGGCATTAATTACCGGCGGATCTATTCGTTATCGTATTTACTCGGCCTGGGGGTTTTCGGGCATGCAGGTAACTCAAATTGTGGCATTCAGCGCTTTTACCTTATGGATAGGATTCTGTACTGTAGCGGGGTTGGCGTTGCTTCTGGCTACACCCGACTTACCCGCGGATGTAGTTGTCCCCTTTGTTTCACTGCGGGTATTGGGCGGCATACTGCTGGTGATGGTCGTTGGATACGTATGGGCCAGTGCTAAATTTACCAAAGAGCTGACGTTTAGAAATTGGTCGTTTACTTTTCCTGATTTAACACTGGCGCTTAAACAAGTTGCTATTGCCTCGGTAGACTGGCTGTTGATGGCTTCTGTCTTGTTTGTGCTGCTGCCGGATGTGGGGATTAACTTTTTCGGGTTTTTGGGTGTGTTTATGCTGGCTCAGATTATAGGATTATTTAGCCAGGTGCCCGGCGGACTGGGCGTATTTGAGTCTGTCATGTTGTTGTATCTTTCTAATTTTATGCCGGGCTCACAGGTACTGAGTATCCTGGTTGTATATCGTATTATTTATTATATCCTTCCATTATTGGGCGCCTTGGTGGTGTTGGCATACCAAGAATATTTGGTGAATCGACATCGCGTACAGCGGTTTAAAGATAAGGCGACCAGCTGGGTGCCTCGAGTGATACCACAGGTAATGAGTTTTTCGATATTTATTGGTGGTGCTATCCTATTGTTTTCTGGAGCCGTACCGTCCGAGGTACCCCGCATACAGTGGTTACAACACTTTGTACCTCTTCCGGTTATTGAAATGTCCCACTTTTTAGCCAGCTTGGTAGGGGCTGCTATGTTGGTATTGGCCAGTGCACTGCAGCGCCGTATCGATGGGGCCTATCACATTACCATAGGGTTACTGGTTTTCGGGATTATCTTTACTCTTCTTAAGGGAGCTGATTATGAGGAAGCATCCATACTGGCTGTAATGTTGGTTGGGCTTATCCCATGTCGGGATGAGTTTCACCGAAAAGCATCTATCGTTGATCAAAAATTTTCGGCACGGTGGCTTACGCTCATCCTTATGGTACTAGTTGCTGCGGTGTGGCTGGGGGTTTTCTCATACCGAAACGTGGAGTACCAGCAAGAACTGTGGTGGAAGTTTAGCCTGATGGGAGACGCTCCCCGCTATTTGCGGGCTACCGTTGCTGCCATGGGGTTTGCTGTTCTTATGGGATTAGCAAAGCTGCTGAAACCAAGTCCGAAGCAAAAGCCAAAGCCGGATGAGGAACAGCTACAGATAGCATCAGATATCGCCCAAAAAAGTCACTCTTCTCTTTCCCAGCTGGTATTATTGGGGGATAAAGAATTGTTTATTAACGGTTCCAATGATGCTTTTATCATGTATAAGTCGGAGGGGCAGTGCCGCATTACGCTTGGTGACCCTGTGGGACCGGAAGAAAAAGATGAAGATATGATTTGGGCGTTTTATGACACTTGTATACAAAAAGGGTGGCATCCCGTTTTTTATCTGACGGACGATCGTTTGCTGGACTATTATATTGACCTGGGACTGACCTTATTTAAGTTGGGGGAACAGGCTCAAATTCCATTGCATACTTTTGATTATCAAAACGATACTGCAGATACAGTTGTAAGAAATTATTCGGATTTTAAAGATTCAGGTTTTGAGTATCAAATACTATCCGGGGCTTCATTACGGGAAAAAATGTCTGAACTTAAAATGATCTCTGATGCATGTTTGGATGCCCAAAACAGGGAGGACGTCGGCTTTTCTGTGGGACGATTTGACGAGCAGTTTTTGCAGCATTTTCCGATTGCTACAGTACAAAAAGATGGCGAGATATTGGCGTTTTCAAATCTCATAGGCAGTGCAGACCGCCACGAGTTGGCAACTGATTTGTTTCGGTATGATCCCAATATTGGCCATGGTATTGTCGACTATCTGCTTGTTAATATAATGCAATGGGGCAAGGCCGAAGGATATCAGCACTTTAATTTGGGTATGGCACCACTATCGGGGATGGAGATGCATGATTTTTCCCCGGGATGGAGTAACTTGGCCAGCTTGGTATATAGATACGGCGAAAACTTTTATGGGTTTAAGAAAGTACGCGCGTACAAAAATCAGTTTAATCCCAATTGGCAGTCCAAATATTTAGTTTGTCCCGGTGGTTTAGCCCTTCCTCGTATTATATCTAACCTTACTAATGTAGTTTCCGGCGGATTTTCGAAGCTGGTGATTAACAGTGATGAGCGAAAGTTTTGA
- a CDS encoding Ig-like domain-containing protein produces the protein MRHCRLLGLATASVLLVVFSCATPSSPTGGPPDEEGPKIVRTEPETGTTNFDKQRIILHFSEFVERSSLQQAIVIEPGIGINYELDWGRKSVAVEFDEALPDSTTLILTVNTEFKDVKGNSMAEPYKVAVSTGPEIDEGSLIGRVLNAQTGKGRDGERILLYREPVDLSEQANYIASTDTSGQFQFSYLRQGRYKAFWVNDRNRNKIWDREQERAQPFGKEFFSLDKAETDTIAAIFKTPVDTTNPSLQGVGLFSSQRLRLRFSENIRLTDSTRIAVTDSTGTKVGGGYPLYIKPDEQFVLFAHSKNALSPSTTYDLDVRGIVDGFDNQLTEVSNSFTGSAQKDTTQQRIIERNNVSGYFPDDTIKVTYAKPIKNAVITDSLVVIEGNKEAKNWSGVKVRRNKLQLSAKEGWKEGVNYEVRVWDPIIKDYRKLSPKFWHDTQMGTLNIVTQDSTLKDVEVQIVNEESNIRRDSLFDGQVEIDRLPPLNYKVVAYRDLNGNNKWDFGQVDPFEAPEPYFIQQKVPVRKKMTGDLTIIFQ, from the coding sequence GTGAGACATTGCAGATTACTTGGCCTTGCCACTGCGTCAGTTTTATTGGTTGTTTTTAGTTGTGCAACGCCCTCGTCACCTACAGGTGGGCCGCCCGATGAAGAGGGACCAAAAATTGTAAGGACTGAACCAGAAACAGGAACCACAAATTTTGATAAGCAACGGATTATCCTGCACTTTTCGGAGTTTGTTGAACGTTCCTCACTTCAGCAGGCCATCGTAATAGAGCCGGGAATAGGCATTAATTATGAGCTGGACTGGGGACGAAAATCTGTGGCTGTAGAATTTGATGAGGCTTTACCGGATTCTACTACCTTAATTTTGACAGTTAATACAGAGTTCAAAGACGTAAAGGGCAACAGCATGGCTGAGCCTTATAAAGTGGCGGTATCCACGGGGCCCGAAATTGATGAGGGAAGTTTAATTGGTCGGGTGCTCAACGCCCAGACCGGAAAGGGAAGGGATGGTGAGCGAATCCTGTTGTATCGAGAGCCGGTAGATTTAAGTGAGCAGGCAAACTATATTGCTTCTACTGATACTTCGGGACAGTTTCAGTTTTCGTATCTGCGGCAGGGACGATATAAAGCCTTTTGGGTTAATGATCGCAATCGCAATAAAATTTGGGATCGGGAGCAGGAGCGGGCCCAGCCATTTGGTAAAGAGTTTTTCTCATTGGATAAAGCAGAAACCGATACCATTGCTGCTATTTTTAAAACCCCTGTTGATACAACGAATCCTTCGTTACAGGGGGTAGGCTTGTTTTCATCTCAGCGATTACGGTTGCGATTCAGTGAAAATATCAGGCTCACCGATAGTACTCGTATTGCTGTAACGGATTCCACGGGTACAAAAGTAGGGGGCGGATACCCTTTATATATTAAACCCGATGAACAGTTTGTATTATTTGCTCATAGTAAAAATGCTTTATCCCCCTCCACAACTTATGATCTTGATGTCCGTGGTATTGTCGATGGTTTTGATAATCAGCTGACTGAAGTTTCAAATTCTTTTACCGGTTCCGCACAGAAAGATACTACGCAGCAGCGAATAATCGAACGAAATAATGTGTCGGGCTATTTCCCTGATGACACGATTAAAGTTACATATGCAAAACCTATTAAAAACGCTGTGATAACTGATTCGCTGGTTGTTATAGAGGGTAACAAAGAGGCGAAGAATTGGTCGGGGGTTAAGGTGCGGCGAAATAAATTACAGCTCAGTGCCAAGGAGGGATGGAAAGAAGGTGTTAATTATGAGGTTCGTGTCTGGGATCCTATTATAAAGGATTACCGAAAGTTAAGTCCCAAATTTTGGCACGATACGCAGATGGGAACATTAAATATTGTGACCCAGGATTCTACGCTCAAGGATGTAGAGGTACAAATTGTCAATGAGGAGTCAAATATCAGGCGCGACAGCCTTTTTGACGGGCAAGTAGAGATAGACCGTTTGCCTCCTCTAAATTATAAAGTAGTTGCATATCGTGATTTGAATGGAAATAATAAATGGGATTTTGGGCAGGTAGATCCATTTGAAGCACCCGAACCATATTTTATACAGCAAAAGGTACCGGTTCGAAAAAAAATGACCGGCGATTTGACGATCATCTTCCAATAG
- a CDS encoding nicotinate phosphoribosyltransferase: protein MNRQHTYNHTLFERPALYTDFYELTMAQGYFLSGRKDDQACFDYFFRDLPFDGGYVVFAGLSDLLQILDGFQFYEDELSYLSEQGFKPEFLNFLRDFRLNVTIHAAKEGEIIFPQEPALRVEGSIIHTQILETLLLNILNFESLIATKAFRMKYAAGDKKVLDFGLRRAQGFGGIQASKAAAIGGIEATSNVYSAFTQGLTPSGTMAHSWIQSFEDEHTAFRKYARYYPDNCILLVDTYDTLNSGIPNAIKVAKELEEQGHKMKGIRLDSGDLAYYSRKARAQLDEAGLDYVKIAVSNQLDERLIQSLLNQRAPIDLFGVGTRLVTGHDTPALDGVYKLAAVNKQPKLKISENIEKTTLPGRKKVLRYSNASDTFLGDGIVLAHEEDPAIIYHPHYPAKHTDVTEIQSEPLLQPFIRNGELLNTPPSVAESASYARQRFERLNAEHKRFENPHIYKIGISKKLMDLRDNLSQKVK, encoded by the coding sequence ATGAATCGGCAACATACCTACAACCACACACTTTTTGAACGCCCTGCCCTGTACACTGATTTCTATGAACTTACCATGGCCCAGGGATACTTTCTATCCGGACGCAAAGATGATCAAGCTTGTTTCGATTATTTTTTCAGAGACCTGCCCTTCGATGGCGGATATGTAGTGTTTGCAGGCCTTTCTGACCTGTTGCAAATACTGGATGGATTCCAATTCTACGAAGATGAACTTTCATATTTATCCGAACAGGGATTTAAGCCAGAATTCCTGAACTTTCTCAGAGATTTTCGGCTCAATGTTACTATTCATGCCGCCAAAGAAGGCGAAATTATATTTCCCCAAGAACCCGCACTACGGGTTGAAGGATCAATAATCCATACCCAGATTCTTGAAACCCTGCTGCTAAATATCCTGAATTTTGAATCGCTTATTGCCACCAAGGCTTTTCGGATGAAGTATGCAGCCGGTGATAAAAAAGTGCTTGATTTCGGATTGCGCCGCGCACAAGGATTCGGAGGCATACAGGCCAGCAAAGCTGCTGCTATCGGCGGCATTGAGGCAACCTCCAACGTCTATTCAGCTTTCACGCAAGGACTTACCCCCAGTGGTACAATGGCACACTCCTGGATTCAGTCCTTCGAAGATGAACATACTGCTTTCCGAAAATATGCCCGGTATTATCCCGACAACTGCATCTTACTGGTTGATACCTATGATACCCTCAACAGCGGCATACCCAACGCCATAAAAGTGGCAAAAGAGCTTGAGGAACAAGGACATAAGATGAAAGGCATCCGACTGGACAGCGGAGACCTAGCCTACTACTCCCGCAAAGCGCGGGCACAGCTCGACGAAGCAGGATTAGACTACGTAAAAATTGCTGTATCCAATCAGCTTGATGAGCGGCTTATCCAAAGCCTACTCAACCAGCGTGCCCCTATTGACCTGTTTGGCGTAGGCACACGCTTGGTTACCGGTCACGATACCCCTGCCCTGGATGGGGTGTACAAACTGGCGGCCGTCAACAAGCAGCCCAAGCTAAAGATTTCTGAAAATATTGAAAAAACCACCCTGCCCGGGCGTAAAAAAGTACTTCGGTACAGCAATGCAAGCGATACCTTTTTGGGCGATGGTATTGTACTTGCTCATGAAGAGGATCCTGCCATCATTTATCATCCCCATTATCCGGCCAAGCATACCGATGTAACTGAAATTCAGTCTGAACCTCTGCTCCAACCTTTTATCCGAAATGGAGAGCTGCTCAATACTCCTCCTTCGGTGGCCGAAAGCGCAAGCTACGCCCGACAGCGGTTTGAGCGACTTAATGCCGAACATAAACGGTTCGAAAATCCTCATATCTACAAGATAGGTATTAGCAAAAAGCTGATGGACTTACGCGATAATCTTTCACAAAAAGTTAAATAA
- the pncA gene encoding bifunctional nicotinamidase/pyrazinamidase codes for MDALLIVDVQNDFCPGGALEVPQGDQIVPTINDLSATFDVVLQTQDWHPAGHSSFASSHDGKEPFETTEMPYGTQVLWPDHCIQDSSGADFHPDLNTDPSQLIVRKGFRRNIDSYSAFYENDDETATGLTGYLKQRNIDTLYTVGLATDFCVKWSVLDGLKEGFEVHVVEDAVKGIDIEDSVSEAWTEMLDAGAQKVSSKQLLS; via the coding sequence ATGGATGCATTGCTCATTGTTGATGTGCAAAATGATTTTTGCCCCGGCGGAGCGCTGGAAGTACCGCAGGGAGATCAGATAGTGCCAACCATTAACGACTTATCCGCCACTTTTGATGTGGTCCTGCAAACGCAAGATTGGCATCCCGCCGGCCACTCCTCTTTTGCCTCCTCGCACGATGGCAAAGAACCCTTTGAAACCACAGAAATGCCGTACGGCACACAAGTGCTCTGGCCGGACCACTGCATACAAGACAGCAGCGGCGCCGACTTTCATCCTGATCTGAATACCGATCCCTCACAACTGATCGTTCGAAAAGGATTTCGCAGGAATATCGACTCCTACTCGGCATTTTATGAAAATGATGATGAAACCGCGACCGGCCTTACCGGGTATCTTAAGCAGCGCAATATTGACACCCTTTATACCGTAGGATTAGCAACGGACTTTTGTGTAAAATGGTCGGTGCTTGACGGACTCAAAGAAGGATTTGAGGTGCATGTGGTAGAAGATGCCGTAAAGGGTATAGACATTGAAGATTCGGTATCAGAAGCATGGACCGAAATGCTTGATGCCGGTGCACAAAAAGTTTCTTCCAAACAACTGCTCTCCTGA
- a CDS encoding NAD(P)/FAD-dependent oxidoreductase: MNHQTDFCILGAGLAGLSLANVLLEHDVSVTVIDKDSVAAGASGTPGGLVNPATGRRAKKSWKAEQCYEAIAENLEKIQRTSETTFYQNNGLLRPALLEKMARKMKAQREKTSWPDGWCQWKTEDEIKDIHPGISCVDGGLWLPIGLTVNVGQYLQAYAAYLKDQGLNLITGAAPRKIYHDDSWKIDLPHSTVSARHIFFAMGQHTHQTKFWDWLPVNLIKGQVATFRSPQKLSFDHSISSLGYMARPDDEYTFVQGSTYEHDFDHLNPDEEGEQYLRKRMRRTLPQLEETVKTIDQWAGVRTSTPNYKPILGPHPKHQNMHVFTGLGSKGLLYGKFLANHYGDYLFNNTSLFPDIDVERCLSNANQ, from the coding sequence ATGAACCATCAAACTGATTTTTGTATTCTCGGTGCCGGGCTGGCCGGCCTTTCACTGGCAAATGTACTTCTTGAACACGATGTATCCGTTACGGTTATCGATAAAGATTCCGTAGCGGCCGGAGCCTCAGGTACTCCCGGCGGACTGGTAAACCCCGCTACCGGACGACGTGCAAAAAAGTCGTGGAAAGCTGAACAATGCTACGAAGCGATTGCAGAAAACCTGGAGAAGATACAGCGCACCTCTGAAACCACCTTTTACCAAAATAATGGGCTACTGCGCCCCGCCCTGCTGGAGAAAATGGCACGTAAGATGAAAGCCCAGCGCGAAAAAACCAGCTGGCCTGACGGCTGGTGCCAGTGGAAGACCGAAGATGAAATCAAAGATATTCACCCCGGTATCAGCTGCGTGGACGGCGGGCTGTGGTTACCCATTGGGCTCACCGTCAATGTCGGGCAATATTTACAAGCGTACGCTGCCTACCTTAAGGATCAGGGTCTAAACCTTATCACCGGTGCTGCCCCCCGGAAAATATATCACGACGATTCCTGGAAGATCGACCTCCCCCATTCCACTGTCTCTGCCCGACATATTTTTTTTGCAATGGGGCAGCATACCCACCAGACCAAATTTTGGGACTGGCTGCCGGTCAACCTCATCAAAGGACAGGTAGCGACATTCCGGTCTCCACAGAAACTGTCTTTTGACCATTCAATATCCAGCCTGGGATATATGGCCCGCCCGGACGATGAATATACCTTTGTGCAGGGCAGTACGTACGAACATGACTTTGACCACCTGAATCCCGATGAAGAGGGCGAACAATACCTGCGCAAACGCATGCGCAGGACGCTCCCACAGCTGGAAGAAACCGTCAAAACCATTGATCAATGGGCGGGTGTGCGAACCTCAACACCGAACTATAAACCTATTCTGGGTCCCCACCCCAAGCACCAAAACATGCATGTGTTTACGGGACTGGGATCCAAAGGATTGCTGTACGGCAAATTTTTAGCTAATCATTACGGGGACTATCTTTTTAACAACACTTCACTTTTCCCCGACATTGATGTAGAACGGTGCTTATCAAATGCTAACCAATAA
- a CDS encoding ion channel, whose protein sequence is MFSSHSDQPSSMTHLKKQVLFLVSLLSASFILTTTLFWIYEQHQAQITSFIDVAWWWFVTSATVGYGDLVPYSTAGRIAGVIAIVIGLFGYTHIIGLILQFIQHKFEEEERGRGSVDFQDHIVICEYTAFADELIQEIKEDRLFQDREIVIVGSLVNRTPYAEHSFIYGEPISPAVLQRSNISQAGAIFVFSNNRFSDPDTKTLHVVSRIKKLNQHAPLYVELHNPDHPLLDKLDGEITVMKSSDMLHNAIKHQFIDVNQYLED, encoded by the coding sequence ATGTTTAGCAGTCATTCTGATCAGCCTTCGTCAATGACGCATCTTAAAAAACAGGTGCTGTTTCTTGTTTCACTGCTTTCGGCAAGTTTTATCCTCACTACTACGCTTTTTTGGATATACGAACAACACCAAGCTCAAATTACCAGCTTTATAGATGTTGCCTGGTGGTGGTTTGTTACTTCCGCAACCGTCGGCTACGGCGATCTCGTGCCCTATTCCACAGCCGGACGCATAGCGGGCGTCATTGCAATTGTTATCGGCTTATTCGGATATACCCATATTATCGGCCTCATTCTGCAGTTTATTCAGCATAAATTTGAAGAAGAAGAACGCGGGCGCGGCTCGGTGGACTTCCAGGATCACATCGTAATATGCGAATATACTGCCTTTGCCGATGAGCTGATCCAGGAGATTAAAGAAGATCGGCTCTTTCAAGACCGGGAAATCGTTATTGTCGGCTCCCTTGTTAACCGTACCCCTTATGCTGAACATTCTTTTATCTATGGGGAACCCATTAGTCCTGCTGTGCTACAGCGATCAAACATTAGCCAGGCGGGTGCTATTTTTGTCTTCTCAAATAATCGCTTTAGCGACCCTGATACCAAAACGCTACATGTGGTAAGCAGAATTAAAAAACTGAATCAGCATGCCCCACTCTATGTTGAACTGCACAATCCCGACCATCCGCTCCTGGATAAACTTGACGGAGAAATCACCGTCATGAAAAGTTCAGACATGCTGCACAATGCTATCAAGCATCAATTTATTGACGTTAACCAGTATTTAGAGGACTAA